In Dolichospermum flos-aquae CCAP 1403/13F, the following proteins share a genomic window:
- the sufC gene encoding Fe-S cluster assembly ATPase SufC produces the protein MIVENSDLILSVKDLTADVDGTPILKGLNLQVRAGEVHAIMGPNGSGKSTFSKVLAGHPAYTVTGGEVVFQNQNLLEMEAAERARGGVFLAFQYPLEIPGVSNLDFLRVAYNSRQKSRGLEEVDAFDFDDLVEEKLDIVKMNSSFLSRSVNEGFSGGEKKRNEILQMAILEPKLAILDETDSGLDIDALKIVANGVNQLTSPENATIMITHYQRLLDYIVPDFVHVMAQGRIIRSGDKELALELESRGYDWVLEEALGVGV, from the coding sequence ATGATTGTTGAGAATAGTGATTTGATTTTGTCGGTTAAGGATTTGACGGCTGATGTTGATGGAACTCCGATTTTGAAGGGGTTGAATTTGCAGGTTCGCGCTGGGGAAGTTCACGCGATTATGGGACCTAATGGTTCTGGGAAGAGTACGTTTTCTAAGGTTTTAGCGGGACATCCAGCTTATACTGTTACTGGTGGTGAGGTGGTTTTTCAAAACCAAAATCTTTTGGAAATGGAAGCAGCAGAAAGGGCTAGGGGTGGTGTGTTTTTAGCTTTTCAATATCCTCTGGAAATTCCTGGTGTGAGTAATTTAGATTTTTTACGAGTTGCTTATAATTCTCGTCAGAAATCTAGAGGTTTGGAGGAGGTTGACGCTTTCGATTTTGATGATTTGGTTGAGGAAAAGTTGGATATTGTGAAGATGAATTCTTCTTTTCTTAGTCGCAGTGTGAATGAGGGTTTTTCTGGTGGGGAAAAGAAGCGGAATGAAATTCTGCAAATGGCGATTTTAGAACCAAAGTTGGCAATTTTAGATGAAACTGATTCTGGTTTGGATATTGACGCTTTGAAAATTGTCGCTAATGGGGTTAATCAATTAACAAGTCCCGAAAATGCCACAATTATGATTACTCACTATCAACGTCTTCTCGATTATATTGTCCCTGATTTTGTTCATGTTATGGCACAAGGAAGAATTATTAGAAGTGGTGATAAGGAGTTAGCGTTAGAGTTAGAATCTCGTGGTTATGATTGGGTTCTCGAAGAAGCTTTGGGAGTGGGTGTGTAA
- the sufD gene encoding Fe-S cluster assembly protein SufD has product MSIPVSLTSIPDSLLDRDAFLSGLLSRVTTKKSDGWLQDLRDGAANWVRHSVIPNTREEEWRFTDLSPLKQVDFNNVGTIHELSLQDDFVLPEVSERLVFVNGVYSPNLSNTENLPAGLKVGNLDVLPDEITKEYLAQSEGAKEVFTALNTAALNDVAVIWVAKNVVVETPIHLLFVSVSGESATISQPRVLVVAESSSQVVLIEEYTNHRDTEEEVYFTNGVTEIWVNENAQVSHNRIVREGAAAFHVGKTAVTQARYSRYNCNAVTVGGKMSRHNLEILQTGEQTETTLNGLTVIADNQLADTHSALSLNHPHGVSKQLHKCIIGDRAHGVFNGKVFVPKPAQLTNASQLNRNLLLSSKSRIDTKPQLEITADNVKCAHGATVSQLEDDQIFYLQSRGIEENDARKLLVNAFATEIINFIPVPSLRESLLKTVTSLTNK; this is encoded by the coding sequence ATGTCTATTCCAGTTTCTCTTACTTCTATTCCTGATTCTCTATTAGATAGAGACGCTTTTTTAAGTGGTTTATTAAGTCGGGTAACTACTAAAAAATCAGATGGTTGGTTACAAGATTTACGCGACGGTGCTGCTAATTGGGTTCGTCATTCTGTTATTCCCAATACCCGCGAGGAAGAATGGCGGTTTACTGATTTATCACCTCTCAAACAGGTAGATTTTAATAATGTAGGGACAATTCATGAATTGTCCCTACAAGATGATTTTGTTTTACCTGAAGTTTCTGAGCGGTTAGTATTTGTAAATGGTGTTTACTCACCTAATTTATCTAATACTGAAAATTTACCTGCTGGTTTGAAAGTTGGTAATTTGGATGTTTTACCTGATGAAATTACAAAAGAATATTTAGCACAATCTGAGGGTGCTAAGGAAGTTTTTACCGCTTTAAATACTGCGGCTTTAAATGATGTCGCTGTGATATGGGTTGCTAAAAATGTGGTGGTGGAAACACCAATTCATCTATTATTTGTTTCTGTGTCGGGTGAGTCTGCGACTATTTCTCAACCTCGCGTTTTAGTAGTAGCTGAAAGTAGTTCTCAGGTGGTTTTAATTGAGGAATATACGAACCACAGAGACACAGAGGAGGAGGTTTATTTTACTAATGGGGTGACGGAAATTTGGGTAAATGAAAATGCTCAGGTTAGTCATAATAGAATTGTACGCGAAGGTGCGGCAGCTTTTCATGTGGGGAAAACTGCTGTTACTCAGGCACGATATAGTCGTTATAATTGTAATGCGGTGACGGTTGGTGGTAAAATGTCACGTCATAATTTAGAGATTTTGCAAACTGGTGAACAAACGGAAACAACGTTAAATGGTTTAACTGTGATTGCTGATAATCAATTGGCTGATACTCACAGTGCTTTATCTTTAAATCATCCTCATGGTGTGAGTAAACAGTTACATAAGTGCATTATAGGCGATCGCGCTCATGGTGTCTTCAATGGTAAGGTTTTTGTTCCTAAACCAGCACAATTAACTAACGCATCTCAATTAAATCGCAATTTGCTATTATCATCAAAATCCAGAATTGACACCAAACCTCAATTAGAAATCACTGCTGATAATGTTAAATGCGCTCACGGTGCTACTGTCAGTCAATTGGAAGATGATCAAATATTCTACCTGCAAAGTCGTGGTATTGAAGAAAATGATGCCCGAAAATTATTAGTTAATGCTTTCGCAACGGAAATTATTAACTTTATCCCTGTTCCTTCTTTGCGTGAGAGTTTGTTGAAAACTGTTACAAGTCTCACCAATAAATGA